In the genome of Planctomycetota bacterium, one region contains:
- the truD gene encoding tRNA pseudouridine(13) synthase TruD, which translates to MLTADGLAYLTHDEPGIGGRIKVRPEDFVVTEKPLYPCSGKGEHLYLYIEKRRRLTTDVVRYLSQHFKVSWDAIGYAGLKDKHAVTRQWFSVHFGKEERAADFHDDFIRILEVDRHTNKLKRGHLKGNHFEIKIREVDGSSVIRAKRILDRVARCGAPNFIGEQRFGYRKDTHLQGRALLKGDLQEFLDQMLGRPMGTEPEQNQQARRAYEAKEYARALSLWPTVHRFERQALGPLSRKAGVFHAVNCIDYPHRQLMISAFQSAIFNQLLNDRLKADRLDTLQVGDLAFKHDSRGVFEVKNVEAEQPRCDRLEISPTGAMWGAEMMRAGGEVGERERAALLETGVTEEDLAEGDYTAYGTRRAMRMPITDPLVTGGADDMGPYVSASFELPRGCFATVVIREITKDQPLNDEE; encoded by the coding sequence ATGCTCACCGCGGATGGATTAGCGTACCTGACTCACGACGAACCGGGCATCGGCGGGCGCATCAAGGTGCGCCCCGAAGACTTCGTCGTCACCGAAAAGCCCCTCTACCCCTGCTCCGGCAAGGGCGAGCATCTGTACCTCTACATCGAAAAGCGCCGCCGGCTCACCACCGACGTCGTCCGCTATCTCAGTCAGCATTTCAAAGTCTCGTGGGACGCCATCGGTTACGCCGGCTTGAAGGACAAGCACGCCGTGACGCGCCAATGGTTCAGCGTCCACTTCGGCAAAGAGGAACGCGCCGCCGACTTTCACGATGACTTCATCCGGATTCTCGAAGTCGATCGCCACACCAACAAGCTCAAGCGCGGGCATCTGAAGGGCAACCACTTCGAGATCAAGATTCGCGAGGTCGATGGTTCCTCCGTGATCCGCGCCAAGCGCATCCTCGACCGCGTCGCCCGATGCGGTGCGCCGAATTTCATCGGCGAGCAGCGCTTCGGCTACCGCAAGGACACGCATCTTCAGGGCCGCGCTTTGCTCAAGGGCGACCTTCAGGAGTTCCTCGATCAGATGCTCGGCCGGCCCATGGGCACCGAGCCGGAACAGAATCAGCAAGCCCGCCGGGCCTACGAGGCGAAGGAATACGCCAGGGCCCTGTCGCTCTGGCCGACGGTGCATCGCTTCGAGCGTCAGGCGCTGGGGCCGCTCTCGCGCAAGGCCGGCGTGTTTCATGCGGTCAACTGCATCGACTATCCGCATCGCCAACTGATGATCTCCGCTTTTCAAAGCGCGATCTTCAATCAGCTTCTCAACGACCGGCTCAAAGCCGACCGACTCGACACGCTGCAAGTGGGCGACCTGGCGTTCAAGCATGACTCGCGCGGCGTGTTCGAGGTCAAGAACGTCGAGGCGGAACAGCCGCGCTGCGATCGCCTGGAGATTTCGCCGACCGGCGCGATGTGGGGTGCGGAAATGATGCGCGCCGGCGGGGAAGTCGGCGAGCGCGAGCGGGCGGCGCTGCTCGAAACGGGCGTCACCGAAGAGGATTTGGCGGAGGGGGATTACACGGCCTACGGCACCCGCCGGGCGATGCGCATGCCCATCACCGACCCGCTCGTCACCGGCGGGGCCGACGACATGGGCCCCTACGTCTCGGCCAGCTTCGAGCTGCCGCGCGGATGCTTCGCCACCGTCGTCATCCGCGAGATCACCAAGGACCAACCGCTCAACGACGAAGAATGA
- a CDS encoding peptidase dimerization domain-containing protein has protein sequence MSQTIDAILPRLAAIQDAVRRKREMLLANLVMMAEQPAPTFDESNRVRFLADRFVECGIQSTSIDEAGNGVGVVPGAAENEQRNILIVAHADTIFDRTEDHTVHVREDRVVGAGVADNSLGMAVLATLPTLLDEAGIRLDSNLVLLGTTRSLGRGDVNGLRFFLDNAPMPIGAAVCVEGIELGRLSYTSLGMVRGEITVEVPEVYDWTRFGASSAILILNDVINAILGIPLPRKPRTSILFGSVNSGTTYNTIATHASLRFEIRSESSKIVHDVSRRIGDIAAEISAQSGAEVALDVIARREPGGVPFGHGLVRSAHLMMEALNIEPHISPSMSELSVLIARHIPAVTLGITRGEHRHTRKETVFIEPMYTGLAQLIGLIAAIDGGMCHEE, from the coding sequence ATGTCGCAGACGATTGATGCCATCCTGCCCCGGCTCGCGGCGATTCAGGACGCGGTCCGCCGAAAGCGCGAGATGCTTCTGGCGAATCTGGTCATGATGGCCGAGCAGCCGGCGCCGACGTTCGATGAATCCAATCGCGTGCGATTTCTCGCGGACCGTTTCGTCGAGTGCGGGATTCAGTCGACGAGCATCGACGAAGCGGGCAACGGCGTGGGCGTCGTGCCCGGCGCCGCGGAGAACGAACAGCGCAACATCCTCATCGTCGCCCACGCCGACACGATCTTCGACCGCACCGAGGATCACACCGTCCACGTTCGGGAGGATCGCGTCGTCGGCGCGGGCGTGGCGGACAACAGCTTGGGCATGGCGGTGCTGGCGACCCTGCCGACGCTGCTCGACGAGGCGGGCATTCGGCTCGACTCGAATCTGGTGCTGCTGGGCACGACGCGCTCGCTGGGCCGGGGCGATGTGAACGGCCTGCGGTTCTTTCTGGACAACGCCCCGATGCCGATCGGCGCGGCCGTGTGCGTCGAAGGCATCGAACTGGGCCGGCTCAGCTACACGTCGCTGGGCATGGTCCGCGGGGAAATCACCGTCGAGGTCCCGGAAGTCTACGATTGGACACGCTTCGGCGCCTCCAGCGCCATCCTGATCTTGAACGATGTGATCAACGCCATCCTCGGCATCCCCCTGCCCCGCAAGCCGCGGACGAGCATTCTCTTCGGCTCCGTCAATTCGGGTACGACGTACAACACGATCGCCACGCATGCCTCCCTGCGCTTTGAGATTCGCAGCGAGTCGTCGAAGATCGTGCATGATGTGAGCCGGCGGATCGGCGACATCGCCGCGGAGATTTCCGCACAGAGCGGCGCGGAGGTCGCGCTGGACGTCATCGCGCGCCGCGAGCCCGGCGGCGTGCCGTTCGGACACGGGCTCGTGCGGTCGGCGCATCTGATGATGGAGGCGCTGAACATCGAGCCGCATATTTCACCGAGCATGTCCGAGCTTTCCGTGCTCATTGCGCGGCACATCCCGGCGGTGACGCTGGGCATCACGCGCGGGGAGCATCGACACACGCGCAAGGAAACCGTCTTCATCGAGCCGATGTACACCGGCCTGGCGCAGCTCATCGGATTGATCGCGGCGATCGACGGAGGGATGTGCCATGAAGAATGA
- a CDS encoding V-type H(+)-translocating pyrophosphatase yields the protein MTLPIYWYLAPIGAIAALIMAVFFYKGFMTSSEGDPEMVRIAQAVREGAYAYLAAQRKVVIMVFICLMIILAIMGFALQLQDELTFIGVGIAGFLSGLCGYFGMKTATNASARTAFAAKNSLNDGLRVAFRAGAVMGLCVTGFALLDVSVWFFLLTQVFGYHDLVAVTTITLSFAMGASLQALFARVGGGIYTKAADVGADLVGKVEAGIPEDDARNPATIADNVGDNVGDVAGMGADLYESYYGSILAAMALAAAAAFRLASSKTGAWADFNLEHAIHLVATPAALAGLGIIASVLSIFLVRTKEGASMGELLKSLHTGVWASSGLIIAGSAGLLYALLHDVPGVSWIGIWVAIMSGLIAGLVIAWGTELYTSYEHKPTQRISEQAQTGPATVIISGIAEGMISTWIPMLTTVAAILIAFIAAGGQEVFLLGVFGVAIAAVGMLSTLAITLATDAYGPIADNAGGNAEMTHQPKFVRERTDMLDSLGNTTAATGKGFAIGSAALTALALLAAYVITVQTTVNTQMLHSDFVTSGAAEKALVDTAAVYHDHGIFVVKSDKGLEAGMLLSPEKRVAIEAAVAAGQTVKAEYDADLGIYHAQVVGSKTRLQFEIAPASSASIPQILTFYDVTLLNPRALCGLFIGVMMVFVFCAMTMNAVGRAAYRMMLECRRQFGIMKAAFKKDGMSDADIADPMKWPFEVTVDGHAYPDYANCVAISTQGSLKEMMVPSLMAVVVPIVVGLILGVPGVMGMLAGALVCGFAVAIFMANAGGAWDNAKKYIETGQYGGKGSLAHKAGVVGDTVGDPFKDTSGPSLNILIKLISVVSVVFAGLIVKLAPMISDLLHLG from the coding sequence ATGACCCTGCCGATCTACTGGTATCTGGCGCCGATCGGCGCGATCGCCGCCCTGATCATGGCGGTGTTTTTCTATAAGGGGTTCATGACTTCCAGCGAGGGCGATCCGGAAATGGTGCGCATCGCGCAGGCGGTGCGCGAAGGCGCCTACGCCTATCTGGCCGCCCAGCGCAAGGTCGTCATCATGGTGTTCATCTGCCTGATGATCATCCTGGCGATCATGGGCTTCGCGCTTCAACTGCAGGACGAACTGACCTTCATCGGCGTGGGCATCGCCGGGTTCCTGTCGGGCCTGTGCGGGTACTTCGGCATGAAGACCGCCACCAACGCCTCCGCCCGCACGGCGTTCGCCGCCAAGAACTCGCTCAACGACGGGCTGCGCGTCGCCTTCCGAGCCGGCGCGGTGATGGGGCTTTGCGTGACGGGGTTCGCGCTCTTGGATGTGAGCGTTTGGTTCTTTCTGCTCACGCAGGTGTTCGGCTATCACGACCTGGTCGCCGTGACGACGATCACGCTCAGCTTCGCCATGGGCGCTTCGCTTCAGGCGCTTTTCGCCCGCGTCGGCGGCGGCATCTACACGAAAGCGGCGGACGTCGGCGCGGACCTGGTCGGTAAAGTCGAAGCGGGCATCCCCGAAGACGACGCCCGCAACCCGGCGACGATCGCCGACAACGTCGGCGACAACGTCGGCGACGTGGCGGGCATGGGCGCCGACCTGTACGAGTCGTACTACGGGTCGATTCTGGCGGCGATGGCTCTCGCCGCCGCCGCGGCGTTCCGGCTGGCCTCGTCCAAGACCGGCGCGTGGGCCGACTTCAATCTTGAACATGCGATTCACCTTGTCGCCACGCCCGCCGCACTCGCCGGGCTGGGCATCATCGCCTCCGTGCTGTCGATCTTCCTGGTCCGCACCAAGGAAGGCGCGTCGATGGGCGAGCTGCTCAAGAGTCTGCACACGGGCGTGTGGGCCAGTTCGGGTCTCATCATCGCCGGTTCGGCGGGGCTGCTGTACGCCCTGCTGCATGATGTGCCGGGCGTGAGCTGGATCGGGATCTGGGTCGCCATCATGTCCGGCCTGATCGCCGGGCTCGTCATCGCATGGGGCACCGAGCTTTACACCAGCTACGAACACAAGCCCACCCAGCGCATCAGCGAACAGGCCCAGACCGGCCCCGCCACCGTCATCATCTCCGGCATCGCCGAGGGCATGATCAGCACGTGGATCCCCATGCTCACCACCGTCGCCGCCATTCTCATCGCCTTCATCGCCGCCGGCGGACAAGAGGTCTTCCTCCTGGGCGTGTTCGGCGTCGCCATCGCCGCCGTCGGCATGCTCTCCACGCTCGCCATCACACTCGCCACCGACGCCTACGGCCCGATCGCCGACAACGCCGGCGGCAACGCCGAGATGACCCATCAGCCCAAGTTCGTCCGCGAGCGCACCGACATGCTCGACTCGCTGGGCAACACCACCGCCGCCACCGGCAAGGGCTTCGCCATCGGCTCGGCCGCGCTGACGGCGCTGGCGCTCCTCGCCGCGTATGTCATCACCGTGCAGACGACCGTCAACACGCAGATGCTCCACAGCGACTTCGTCACCAGCGGCGCCGCCGAGAAAGCCCTCGTCGACACCGCCGCCGTGTACCACGATCACGGCATCTTCGTCGTCAAGAGCGACAAGGGCCTCGAAGCGGGCATGCTGCTCTCGCCCGAGAAGCGCGTCGCCATCGAAGCCGCCGTCGCCGCCGGGCAGACCGTCAAGGCCGAGTACGACGCGGACCTGGGCATCTATCACGCGCAGGTCGTCGGCTCCAAGACGCGGCTTCAATTTGAGATCGCCCCGGCGTCCAGCGCTTCGATACCGCAGATTCTCACGTTCTATGACGTGACCCTGCTCAATCCGCGGGCGCTGTGCGGACTGTTCATCGGCGTGATGATGGTGTTCGTGTTCTGCGCGATGACGATGAACGCCGTGGGACGCGCGGCCTATCGCATGATGCTCGAGTGCCGCCGGCAGTTCGGCATCATGAAAGCCGCCTTCAAGAAGGACGGCATGTCCGACGCCGACATCGCCGACCCGATGAAGTGGCCCTTCGAAGTCACCGTCGATGGCCACGCCTACCCCGACTACGCCAACTGCGTCGCCATCAGCACGCAGGGCTCGCTCAAGGAAATGATGGTGCCGTCGCTCATGGCCGTCGTCGTCCCGATCGTCGTCGGGCTCATCCTCGGCGTGCCGGGCGTGATGGGCATGCTCGCCGGCGCCCTCGTCTGCGGTTTCGCCGTCGCCATCTTCATGGCCAACGCCGGCGGCGCCTGGGACAACGCCAAAAAGTACATCGAAACCGGCCAGTACGGCGGCAAGGGCTCCCTCGCCCACAAGGCCGGCGTCGTCGGCGACACCGTCGGCGATCCCTTCAAGGACACCTCCGGCCCGTCCCTGAACATCCTCATCAAACTCATCAGCGTCGTCTCCGTCGTCTTCGCCGGCCTGATCGTCAAACTCGCCCCCATGATCAGCGACCTCCTCCACCTCGGCTGA
- a CDS encoding glucosyl-3-phosphoglycerate synthase, which produces MKNEQWLKNNTFHHRDFWDLRQLVAEKQKQNLRISLCIPTLNEEKTIGKEIVIFKSELMDRYPIVDEIAVVDSGSTDRTRDVAASFGADVYLSSEILPEEGFKRGKGENLWKAIYQLTGDVIVYVDADITNIHPRFVTGLVAPLIHRPQIKYVKAFYDRPLAVAPGVTRPSGGGRVTEILVRPLFSLFFPELTAIIQPLSGEYAVRRDILEQIPFPVGYGVETAHLIDIYVKHGLDAFGQTDLEQRVHRNQPTASLGRMSFGILQTFFNRVHTLGMIGELPQFSTIMRQFQVKDRDYQQVEHQIIEDERPPMDQIAAYREKFHLPA; this is translated from the coding sequence ATGAAGAATGAACAGTGGCTCAAGAACAACACGTTCCACCACCGCGATTTCTGGGACCTGCGCCAGCTCGTGGCGGAAAAGCAGAAACAGAATCTGCGCATCAGCTTGTGCATCCCCACGCTTAACGAAGAGAAAACCATCGGCAAGGAGATCGTCATCTTCAAGAGCGAGTTGATGGACCGCTACCCGATCGTCGACGAGATCGCGGTCGTCGATTCGGGCTCGACGGACCGGACGCGCGACGTGGCGGCGAGCTTCGGAGCGGATGTGTATCTTTCGTCGGAGATTCTTCCCGAAGAAGGATTCAAACGCGGCAAAGGCGAGAATCTCTGGAAGGCGATCTACCAGCTCACCGGCGATGTGATCGTCTACGTCGACGCCGACATCACCAATATTCATCCCCGCTTCGTCACCGGCCTCGTTGCCCCGCTGATCCACCGCCCGCAGATCAAATACGTCAAGGCCTTCTACGATCGACCGCTGGCCGTCGCACCGGGCGTAACGCGGCCCAGCGGCGGGGGGCGCGTGACCGAGATTCTCGTGCGCCCGCTTTTTTCGCTGTTTTTCCCGGAATTGACCGCCATTATTCAGCCCCTCTCCGGCGAGTACGCCGTGCGCCGCGACATCCTCGAACAGATCCCCTTCCCCGTCGGCTACGGTGTGGAGACGGCGCATCTCATCGACATCTACGTCAAGCACGGGCTCGACGCCTTCGGTCAGACGGACCTGGAGCAGCGCGTGCATCGCAATCAGCCGACCGCGTCGCTGGGCCGCATGAGCTTCGGCATCCTGCAAACATTCTTCAACCGCGTGCACACACTCGGCATGATCGGCGAGCTCCCGCAGTTCAGCACCATCATGCGCCAGTTCCAGGTCAAGGACCGAGACTACCAGCAGGTCGAACACCAGATCATCGAAGACGAACGCCCGCCGATGGACCAGATCGCGGCGTACCGGGAAAAATTCCACCTGCCGGCATGA
- a CDS encoding type II/IV secretion system protein, whose protein sequence is MSKPIETADPKASVESLLDRALARDASDIHLDPQAQAYHIRLRIDGVLSEVERIEPGVARSMVARLMVMAQLLTYRLDIPQEGRLRVGVHDLRVSVMPTTHGLRAVVRLPAELTQPRQLEALGLPEAVAAGLMRFAAGDGGMLLLTGPAGAGKTTTIYALLEYITRTQPGVSVLSLEDPVERDLAGVTQIEITPHGPMSYERALRSMLRQDPQVLMIGEIRDSETASAAIGAALSGHRLIATLHAGSPAAAIARLMEMQLKPYQITSALFGVIAQRLVRRRDGAGYRGRVPIAEFAAMDEPLRRAVLEGHDAATMSAMLAERPGYQTLRAAAAAAIEAGLTDRDEVQRVLG, encoded by the coding sequence ATGTCCAAGCCGATCGAAACTGCCGATCCCAAAGCGTCCGTCGAGTCGCTGCTCGATCGCGCGCTGGCGCGGGACGCTTCGGACATCCATCTCGATCCGCAGGCCCAAGCATACCACATCCGCCTGCGGATCGACGGCGTGCTGAGCGAAGTGGAGCGGATCGAGCCGGGGGTCGCACGCTCGATGGTCGCGCGCCTCATGGTCATGGCGCAGCTTCTGACGTATCGGCTCGACATCCCGCAGGAAGGTCGCCTGCGTGTCGGGGTACACGATCTGCGCGTGTCGGTGATGCCGACGACGCACGGATTGCGGGCGGTGGTGCGGCTCCCGGCCGAACTGACGCAGCCGCGCCAGCTCGAAGCGCTGGGCCTGCCCGAGGCGGTCGCGGCCGGCTTGATGCGATTCGCGGCGGGGGATGGGGGGATGCTGCTGCTCACCGGCCCGGCGGGGGCGGGGAAGACGACGACGATCTACGCGCTGCTTGAATACATCACGCGGACGCAGCCGGGGGTGAGCGTGTTGAGTCTGGAGGACCCGGTGGAGCGCGATCTGGCGGGGGTGACGCAGATCGAGATCACGCCGCACGGGCCGATGAGTTACGAGCGGGCGCTGCGGAGCATGCTGCGTCAGGACCCGCAGGTCTTGATGATCGGCGAGATTCGCGACAGCGAAACGGCCTCAGCGGCGATCGGCGCCGCGCTGTCGGGCCATCGCCTCATCGCCACGCTGCACGCCGGCTCGCCCGCCGCGGCGATCGCCCGGCTTATGGAGATGCAGCTCAAACCGTATCAGATCACCAGCGCCCTCTTCGGCGTCATCGCGCAGCGCCTCGTCCGCCGGCGCGACGGAGCGGGCTATCGGGGCCGCGTGCCCATCGCCGAATTCGCCGCCATGGACGAACCCCTCCGCCGCGCCGTCCTCGAAGGACACGACGCCGCGACGATGTCGGCGATGCTCGCCGAGCGCCCGGGGTATCAGACATTGCGCGCCGCCGCCGCCGCGGCGATCGAAGCGGGACTGACGGATCGTGACGAAGTGCAACGGGTGCTCGGATAG
- a CDS encoding HAD family hydrolase has protein sequence MDGQTTLAERIAALSKPMKPRATEAKAKLTRFRGVRAALFDVYGTLVISGSGDVGVSMASASGAALEEAMRAVGIEVKKNMGQRGTEALHATIAAHHARRRAQGVLYPEVDIRMVWREVLDELGVTGVSPAGIECLAIEYECRVNPTWAMPGAAALIAGLRERGMVLGIVSNAQFFTPAVIEAMLGASVMTLGFERDLCVWSYAMLEGKPSTKLYEHAAKMLDKHHGIAAHKAVYIGNDMLNDVTAAHAAGFETVLFAGDARSLRLREEDERCAGASPGAVVTELGQVMRVV, from the coding sequence ATGGACGGACAGACGACACTGGCGGAGCGGATCGCGGCGCTGTCGAAGCCGATGAAACCGCGGGCGACGGAGGCGAAGGCGAAGCTGACGCGCTTCCGGGGGGTGCGGGCGGCGCTGTTCGATGTGTACGGGACGCTGGTGATCAGCGGGTCGGGGGATGTGGGTGTGAGCATGGCCAGCGCGAGCGGCGCGGCGCTGGAAGAAGCGATGCGGGCGGTGGGGATCGAAGTGAAAAAGAACATGGGCCAGCGCGGGACCGAAGCGCTGCATGCGACAATCGCGGCGCATCATGCCCGGCGTCGGGCGCAGGGCGTGTTGTACCCGGAGGTCGATATCCGCATGGTCTGGCGCGAGGTGCTCGACGAGCTGGGCGTGACGGGGGTTTCGCCCGCGGGGATCGAGTGCCTGGCGATCGAGTACGAGTGCCGGGTGAATCCGACATGGGCGATGCCGGGCGCGGCGGCGCTGATCGCGGGGCTGCGGGAGCGGGGCATGGTGCTGGGGATCGTCAGCAATGCGCAGTTTTTCACGCCGGCGGTGATCGAGGCGATGCTGGGCGCGAGCGTGATGACGCTGGGGTTTGAGCGGGACCTGTGCGTCTGGTCGTACGCGATGCTCGAAGGCAAGCCGTCGACGAAGTTGTATGAACATGCGGCGAAGATGCTCGACAAGCATCACGGCATCGCGGCGCACAAAGCGGTGTACATCGGCAACGACATGCTCAACGACGTGACGGCGGCGCACGCGGCGGGATTCGAGACGGTGCTGTTCGCGGGGGATGCGCGGTCGCTGCGGCTACGGGAGGAGGATGAGCGCTGCGCGGGGGCGAGTCCGGGGGCGGTGGTGACGGAGTTGGGGCAGGTGATGCGGGTGGTATGA
- a CDS encoding prepilin-type N-terminal cleavage/methylation domain-containing protein → MTRRARGFSLMEMVTALMVLGAFALMATSLFNSSMGIATGEGRRAATDGQFEAALAAMRADAWDGYDLRSASPVVALIRISGERTIMWRVHASTHTWTRSVYLGEKTLSEQSWSIGARPIHVETEAGGFIVERTGDELSHTQRWPLVSQVLLLTGAGP, encoded by the coding sequence ATGACGCGACGGGCGCGCGGGTTTTCGCTGATGGAGATGGTGACGGCGCTGATGGTGCTGGGGGCGTTTGCGCTGATGGCGACGTCGCTGTTCAATTCGTCGATGGGGATCGCCACGGGCGAGGGGCGACGCGCGGCGACGGACGGGCAGTTCGAGGCGGCGCTGGCGGCGATGCGGGCGGATGCATGGGACGGGTACGACCTGCGCTCGGCCAGCCCGGTCGTCGCGCTCATCCGCATCTCCGGCGAACGGACGATCATGTGGCGCGTGCATGCTTCGACGCACACCTGGACGCGCTCGGTGTATCTGGGCGAAAAGACGCTCAGTGAGCAGAGCTGGTCGATCGGGGCGCGGCCGATTCATGTCGAGACGGAAGCGGGGGGGTTCATCGTCGAGCGCACGGGTGATGAACTGTCGCACACGCAGCGCTGGCCGCTCGTCAGCCAGGTGCTGCTGTTGACGGGGGCGGGCCCATGA
- a CDS encoding response regulator, with protein MLLTDFQGRERYGNRGGWLSMSRQKDVLTTGEVAKICNVAPRTVSKWFDSGQLRGYRIPGSKDRRIPVASLARFMKQHNIPMDGLSSGRTRVLIVDAEREVTDMLEKLLNEQANYEVRTCASGFASGIECEKFRPHVMLLDIHLPDINGEEVKRNIRDNPDLQLTKIVAMSSKLTDGQANQLLNTGFDGYLKKPFQLRSVIEAIEDAVALVY; from the coding sequence ATGTTGTTGACTGATTTTCAAGGGCGGGAGAGGTACGGAAACCGAGGAGGATGGCTATCCATGTCCAGACAAAAAGACGTATTGACCACCGGTGAAGTCGCCAAGATCTGCAACGTGGCCCCGCGGACCGTCAGCAAGTGGTTCGACTCCGGTCAGCTTCGCGGGTATCGCATTCCCGGCTCCAAGGACCGCCGCATTCCCGTGGCGTCGCTGGCGCGGTTCATGAAGCAGCACAACATTCCGATGGACGGCCTCTCGTCCGGCCGGACGCGCGTGCTGATCGTCGACGCCGAGCGCGAAGTCACCGACATGCTCGAAAAGCTCCTCAACGAACAGGCCAATTACGAAGTGCGCACCTGCGCGAGCGGGTTCGCCAGCGGGATCGAGTGCGAGAAGTTCCGCCCGCATGTCATGCTGCTTGACATCCACCTCCCCGACATCAACGGCGAGGAAGTCAAACGCAACATCCGCGACAATCCCGACCTTCAGCTCACCAAGATCGTCGCCATGAGCTCCAAGCTCACCGACGGACAGGCCAACCAGCTTCTGAACACGGGCTTCGACGGCTACCTGAAAAAGCCCTTCCAGTTGCGGTCGGTCATCGAAGCTATCGAAGACGCGGTCGCGTTGGTGTACTGA